The Flavobacterium johnsoniae UW101 genomic interval GCGTAAGCGCAGTATTTTTCATTGTGTTGTTTTATAAAATTGTTTTGCAAATCTATTCAAAAAATATCTAATTAGAATGCCTTAAATTATAAATTTCGCAATAATTAGGAGCTATTTCCTGCTATCCGCTATATCTTTTTGTTTTTAAAGAAAAAACAAAAAGGATGCCGCTGCTATCAGGGCTAGGGGTGACCGTTAGAAAGTAACGTTTATGCTTTCGATTTTTTATGTAACTTTAATATATATAAAGTCATACTTTTTCAAGTTTAGCTATGTTTATTAAACAAGTGAAACGCCTTTATCCGCAAAGAAAAAACTATGATTCTATGTGTTTAAAATAAAAAGCCATCAAATGAAGTCTCCGTTTTTAATCAACAAAGAAGAAATTGTAAAGATTTATAAACCCGTAAATCCGCACACACATAAGGGAATTCAAGGACATGCCGTGATTATTGCCGGAAGTTATGGCAAAATTGGAGCAGGAGTTCTGGCCTCAAAATCCTGCTTAAAATCTGGCTGCGGACTCGTAACGACTTTTATACCAAAATGCGGTTATCAAATCCTTCAAATTTCCATTCCAGAAGTGATGACTGTGACAGACGAAAATACCAATTTTATAACCAGTATTCATTTACCATTACAGCCGCAGGCTGTTGGAATTGGACCCGGAATAGGAAAAGAACTCGGAACACAAAAAGCTTTATTCGAATTTTTAAGAATCAACAAAGCGCCATTAGTTATAGATGCAGACGCATTGAATATTTTAGCAGAAAACCAATCCTGGTTAGAATTAGTTCCCGAAGACACAATAGTAACACCTCATCCAAAAGAATTAGAACGCCTGATAGGCAAATGGAATTCTGAAGCTGAAAAATTTCAAAAAACAATCGCCTTTTCAGAAAAATATAAAATCATTGTTGTCATGAAAGGCGCACCAACATTCATTATAAACAGAACTTCAGTCTACGAAAATACAACCGGAAACGCGGCACTTGCAACAGCAGGAAGCGGCGATGTCTTAACCGGAATCCTCACCAGTCTTTTAGCGCAAGGTTATGAACCTAAATACGCTTCAAAATTAGGAGTTTATCTTCATGGATTAACAGCTGATTTAGCTTTACCCAAAACAGGTTATGAGTCTTTTACGGCTTCTACCATTATTAAATATCTTGGAAAAGCGTTTTTGAGTTTAGTTTAACCGCAAAGTACGCAATCCCGATAGCTATCGGGAACGCAAGGTTCGCAAGGTTTTTTAGACATAGCTTTGCGAACTTTGCGATTTTGTAAAATCCTCATTAAATAAAATCTTAGCGAACTTTGCGGTTAAATAAAAAATCAAAAATTGTAAGTTTGTAATATCAAAGATTAGAAACTTAGCAACTCAGTACCTTAGCATCTTTGAACCTTTAAAAAATGAAAAACAACTTCGATCTTAGAACAGTAAATGTCATGCGTTATATAACGCCGCTGCGCGAAGGAGGTTCTTTACCTGCTTTGGCAGAAGCCGATGACGATTTTAAATACGTATTAAAATTCAGGGGAGCCGGTCACGGTGTAAAAGCCCTTATAGCCGAATTAGTAGGCGGACAAATTGCAAAAGCTTTAAAACTACAATTACCAGAATTAGTATTCGCAAATCTCGACGAAGCTTTTGGAAGAACCGAAGCCGATGAAGAAATTCAGGATTTACTGCAGGGAAGTCAGGGATTAAACCTGGCACTTCATTTTTTATCCGGCGCGATAACTTTTGATCCTGCCGTAACAACAGTCGATGCAAAATTAGCTTCGCAGATTGTCTGGCTTGATGCTTATATTACAAACGTAGACAGAACTTTTAAAAATACCAATATGTTGATCTGGCATAAAGAATTATGGCTTATCGACCACGGAGCGTGTTTGTATTTCCATCATTCATGGAACAACTGGGAACAGCATGCCAAAAGTCCGTTTGCATTGATAAAAGATCACGTTTTACTGCCTCAGGCTTCACTTTTAAAAGAAGTAGACGCTGAGTTTAAAGCCATTTTAACGCCGGAAATTTTAGAAGAAATTGTAAACACAATTCCGCTTGACTGGCTGCAGTGGGAAGATGCAGATGAAACACCAGAAGGCTTACGAAACGTTTATTTACAGTTTTTAAAAACAAGATTAGAGAATTCAGAAATATTTGTAAATCAGGCTCAAAATGCAAGATAATCACTTATACGAATATGCTGTGATTCGTGTTGTGCCAAGGGTAGAACGCGAAGAATTCCTAAATATCGGAATCATTTTATTCTGCAAAAAAGCCAAGTTTATTAAAGTGCTTTTTCATCTTAATAAAGAAAAAATACAAGCGCTTTCTTCTGATTTTGACATCGAACAATTAGAATGCAATTTAACATCATTAGAAAAAATTGCAAACGGAGCCAAAGATGGCGGTCCAATTGCTGAATTTGAGATTCCAGAGCGTTTTCGCTGGTTAACAGCTATTAGAAGTTCTGCAATACAAACTTCAAGACCTCATCCGGGATTGTGTCAGGATTTAGAGAAAACCATTCAGAGATTGTTTGAAGAGTTGGTGCTTTAAAAGGGGCTAAGATTCTAAGGTTTTCTGTGATGCACTCCAATGCGTTTAGGTATTTGCCACAGATTAAAGGGATTAAAATGATTTTAGTTTCACGCAGATTTTCCAGATTTACGCAGATTTAATTTAATAAATTCATCTATTTAAAATCTGCTTAAATCTTTTTAAATCTGCGTGAAAAATCTTTTCTCCTCTCTATCAACGCTTATCGTGATTACAAGATTAAATAAAAACTTTATGTCCTTGTGTCTTAGTAAAAAAAATAAAAAACCACGAACTGCCTTACTGCAATCCGTGGTTTTAGAAACTAAAACTAACTCATTTTTTTGCTATCCAGAGTTTATTAGAAAGAGCCGCAAATGTTACCGCCCAAAGTTGCTCCTGCGTTAGCAGAAATATCGGCTTTTACAGCTGTTTTATTAAGCTTTACAATAGAATAAGGCGGTGTAAAAGCTGTACCGCTTCCAGCCTGATTTCCTGATACACTTGTAAATACGTTGTCGGTTGCTGTAACTGCAGTATAACCTGTCATTAAATCGATTGGTGTTTTTACACCTTCAAAAACATTGCTTTCTACGCGAATATCAGCTTCAAAACCTGCAGCGATGCATTTGTTGCTTACCGTACTGTTAAAGAAACTGTTTACGATATGTACTTTCCCAAAACGAACTCTCGGCATTCTTTCTTTACATCCAGGAGCCCACCAGCATCTTGCAAAAGTGATTCTCAATTTTCCGCGGTCGCCTGTTGCACCGTCGCTTGAACCAATTAAGTTTGAATATCTGTGATCATCAGATCCTCCAGAACCTCCAGCTTTTGGCGGTTTTAAATAATGGAATTTAGAATACGTAACCGAAATATAATCAGATTTGTTTTTAATGTCGAAGTTTCCATCAACACCATCTCTAAATTCGCAGTGGTCAACCCATACATTTGTACATTCGTCCAAAATTGCATTGTCCCATCCGTCAGTATCATAAGCACCCGGGCCTTCAAAAATTAGGTTTCTAATGATAATGTTTTTACATCTTTTGATGTTGATGATTCCAGAAGCATCTTTTGTCTGATTAGTCGAAACCAACTTTGCACCGTTTGCACCATAAATAGTTTTACCGGTTTGATCCTGAAATGACAATCTGGTCGTAACTGTAATAGTTCCTGAAATTTTAATAACTTTTACAGAGCTGTTTTCAATAGCCGATTTCAGCTGAGCATAAGTAGTAACCGTAGTTTCAGCAGCAGAACCTCCGCCGGTTGTTCCGCCGTTTTGAGAAGCCCAGCCCGGAACTTCGGCACAGTTTCCAATTTTAGCAGTTAAATTGCCTGAAGGAGTTTCGGTTACTGCTTCAGTTTTTGCTTCTGTGTTCGAAGCAATTTCTTCAGAGTTACATGCTGTAAATCCGAAAGTCAATGTTAGTAAAAACATTGAAAGTTTTAATTTTAAGTTCATAATAAGTTTGGTTATTTATAAAAGTTTAACAACGCAAAACTCAGAATTATCTGTAGAAAAAAAATTGAACAAGTTCAAACTTTTGTAAAAAAATCTTGTAAATGTGTTTTTTTAACAGTTGTAAATTTACAAAAATGCATGAATAGTGTATTTTTACGTAATCGATTACATTATTTAAGCCCCTAATTAATAATGAATTGAGTAACCACTTTTATTCCTTAAACAAAACACAAAATGTACAACCTACTACGAAAAAACATTGAAAGGAAAGTTCCGCTCACTGATGAAGAATGGAACATTATTGTTTCAAAAGCAGAACTTGTAAAATTAAAGAAAAATCAGTTCTTGCAGATTCAGGATTCTCATAACAGTTATGAAGGATTCATTTTAAAAGGATCGTTTAAAACCTACATCGTAAACGAAAACGGAACAGAAACCGTAATTTTCTTTTCCTTTGAAGACGAATGGATGTGTGACCTGGAAAGTTTTTACCATCAAAAACCAACGACCTACAACATTAAAGCCATTGAAGACAGCGAAATTTTGGTTATCAGTAAAATCAAAAAAGCGCAGCTGTTTCAAGAAATTCCAAAAATTATGCAGTTTCACGTTCTTATGATTGAACGTGCTAATGTTGCCATCCAGCAAAGACTATTGGATGTTCTTAATAAAACTTCGAAACAGCGTTATCTTGATTTTAAAGAGCGTTATCCGCAAAAGGTAAGTTCGATAAACAATAAGAATTTGTCTTCGTATTTGGGAGTTTCTCACGAGTTTCTTTCGAAGATAAAAAGGAGGTGCTAAGATGTTAAGGTTCAGAGTAACAAAGTGACAAAGGTTTTCTTTAGAGACGCACTGTAGTGCGTCTCACTTTACATGAAAATCTCACAATCCCGATAGCTATTCGGGAGCTGAGACGGGAAGATTTTATATAAAGTTCCCTTGCAGTTTGTCATTTCGACGAAGGAGAAATCCTAGCAAGTAACTCCGCAACGATAATCCAATCTTTGTAGAGCTTCTAGTGGAGATTTGCTTCGCCTGTTCGCTATCGCTTGGGTCTCCTTCTTCGAAATGACAAATCTTACCAAAAACTTTAAACTTTAAACCTGAAATAAATAAACTAAATTTTCTTCTCTAAATATATAAACTCCAAAGGTTCTTCTGAAACCGTTACATGAATTTCACTCTCAGGAAAAGCTTCACGTTTTCCTGTATCTACATAACCATGACGTTTGTACCAAGCTACAAGTTCATCACGCACCGAAATTACTGTCATAATAATACTTGACAATCCTAGAGATTTTGCATGATTTTCGGCTTCAGCCAAAAGTTTTTTCCCGATGCCGCTATTTTGAAGTTCAGGTGAAACGGTCAGCATTCCTAAATACAATTGATGACCTTTTTCAACCAATAAAACCGAACCAATAATCTTGTCATTCTCTGTAAATTTCAGAATTGTATTTTTTGAATCCAGAAAGATTTCGGTCATTTCTTGTTCGTCGGTTCTTTTTCCTTCTAATAAATAGGCTTCGGTTGTCCAGCCTTTTTTTGAGGTTTCGCCTCTGTAGGCTGAGTTTATTAAGATGGTTAATGCTGGAATATCTTCGATTGTTGCTTTTGTAATCATGTTAATCTGATTGTATTATAAATATAAATGGTTTCCAGTTTTAACTGGAGAAAAATTTGAATTGCCTCCAGCTTTAGCTGGGGGAACAAAATTAAATAAGAAAAATGGCTTTAGCCTAATCTTTTATATATTTTGGCTAAAGCCTCTTATTGTGCAAAACAAAACCTCCAGCTAAAGCTGGAGGCAATTGATTTTATTGTACACATTTGCTAGCATGAGAAACTAATTGTTTTTCTGTGATTCAATCAAATCTAAACGATTTTTGATTCGTTCAATAATATCTAAGTCATTGTCACCATGAATATCTCTTATATTATAATTTGGATTTCTTGGGTCAGTTGTTTTCTGAAATTCATTAATATTAAGATTGAACAATGCCTGTCCAAATCTCTGACTTGGATTCTTTTCTAAATAAGATTCTAGTAATTCAAGGATAAGTTTATGTTCTTGTTTCATCTGAATTATTTTTACTTAAATCTTCAAAAAAATGTATTGGATCATTTAAAAATCGTGTTGCATTTGAGGCTTTAATACTTCCTAAAACATCTTCTAATTTTGGTTGAAAAATTTTTCCTTTTAAGTCAATTAATACAAGATTGTGCTTCTCACAAAGATTCAATATTGATTGAAGAATATTGGTAATATTGGATGGTTTCCTCAAATCAATTCTAAATTGAAATTCTTCGATTTTTGTTTTATCATCACTTAAACAAATGCATGCATCATTATCTTCTTCATTTTGTCCATTTCCTTTCCAGTTTAAATAAGTTTCATTTCCCCAATTCGCTTTAGGGATAATTTGATCAAGTCCGGAAATGATTGAAGGAATGTTGCCATTAAAATTTTTCCAAAAAACATCAGTCTCTGGTAAAAATTCTGTTTTGTTATTTTTAAAAATGCATTCGTAATTATTACCGATTGAATCTTTTGGAACTACGATTAAAAGATATTGCCAAACTGCCATTTTACAATAAGATTAATAATTGGTAATTCCTGTTGAGCTGGCTAATATAGAAATAATGAAAATAGTATCTTACAAAAACAGTTTTGTTTTTTACAGAAATTT includes:
- a CDS encoding NAD(P)H-hydrate dehydratase — its product is MKSPFLINKEEIVKIYKPVNPHTHKGIQGHAVIIAGSYGKIGAGVLASKSCLKSGCGLVTTFIPKCGYQILQISIPEVMTVTDENTNFITSIHLPLQPQAVGIGPGIGKELGTQKALFEFLRINKAPLVIDADALNILAENQSWLELVPEDTIVTPHPKELERLIGKWNSEAEKFQKTIAFSEKYKIIVVMKGAPTFIINRTSVYENTTGNAALATAGSGDVLTGILTSLLAQGYEPKYASKLGVYLHGLTADLALPKTGYESFTASTIIKYLGKAFLSLV
- a CDS encoding HipA family kinase, with amino-acid sequence MKNNFDLRTVNVMRYITPLREGGSLPALAEADDDFKYVLKFRGAGHGVKALIAELVGGQIAKALKLQLPELVFANLDEAFGRTEADEEIQDLLQGSQGLNLALHFLSGAITFDPAVTTVDAKLASQIVWLDAYITNVDRTFKNTNMLIWHKELWLIDHGACLYFHHSWNNWEQHAKSPFALIKDHVLLPQASLLKEVDAEFKAILTPEILEEIVNTIPLDWLQWEDADETPEGLRNVYLQFLKTRLENSEIFVNQAQNAR
- a CDS encoding DUF3037 domain-containing protein, producing the protein MQDNHLYEYAVIRVVPRVEREEFLNIGIILFCKKAKFIKVLFHLNKEKIQALSSDFDIEQLECNLTSLEKIANGAKDGGPIAEFEIPERFRWLTAIRSSAIQTSRPHPGLCQDLEKTIQRLFEELVL
- a CDS encoding pectate lyase family protein, which encodes MNLKLKLSMFLLTLTFGFTACNSEEIASNTEAKTEAVTETPSGNLTAKIGNCAEVPGWASQNGGTTGGGSAAETTVTTYAQLKSAIENSSVKVIKISGTITVTTRLSFQDQTGKTIYGANGAKLVSTNQTKDASGIINIKRCKNIIIRNLIFEGPGAYDTDGWDNAILDECTNVWVDHCEFRDGVDGNFDIKNKSDYISVTYSKFHYLKPPKAGGSGGSDDHRYSNLIGSSDGATGDRGKLRITFARCWWAPGCKERMPRVRFGKVHIVNSFFNSTVSNKCIAAGFEADIRVESNVFEGVKTPIDLMTGYTAVTATDNVFTSVSGNQAGSGTAFTPPYSIVKLNKTAVKADISANAGATLGGNICGSF
- a CDS encoding Crp/Fnr family transcriptional regulator; translated protein: MYNLLRKNIERKVPLTDEEWNIIVSKAELVKLKKNQFLQIQDSHNSYEGFILKGSFKTYIVNENGTETVIFFSFEDEWMCDLESFYHQKPTTYNIKAIEDSEILVISKIKKAQLFQEIPKIMQFHVLMIERANVAIQQRLLDVLNKTSKQRYLDFKERYPQKVSSINNKNLSSYLGVSHEFLSKIKRRC
- a CDS encoding GNAT family N-acetyltransferase — its product is MITKATIEDIPALTILINSAYRGETSKKGWTTEAYLLEGKRTDEQEMTEIFLDSKNTILKFTENDKIIGSVLLVEKGHQLYLGMLTVSPELQNSGIGKKLLAEAENHAKSLGLSSIIMTVISVRDELVAWYKRHGYVDTGKREAFPESEIHVTVSEEPLEFIYLEKKI